The proteins below come from a single Metarhizium brunneum chromosome 1, complete sequence genomic window:
- the PIB1 gene encoding E3 ubiquitin-protein ligase PIB1 translates to MSSPRGGSSPVHNDHHPRRPESTSTTSHASGGPRYCRWKTAEFHDQECSRYFDCPSHVVEREISESDHVEQSQRADSPEAGPSAGIQISDTEDAPRRPSTDDESNTRPESGYSHVQTQTALESEASAAHRQSAIQSASLSTTQSADEHQNEPTVVLPIRSSSIPIPPPSQSRESAVREEAARAQMHNMPDPRVNWADLESRYRGAYLQTAHEGEHQAMETLPRTMIRPRDVHRPPAPSRRRESEGRRASQDHRVNRPRGDGSVTPEFVLPRWQPDAEVTYCPICHTQFSFFVRKHHCRKCGRVVCATCSPHRIIIPHQYIVRQPGSDISMPPSLLVDAMGAGYLDVNGLSGGERVRLCNPCVPDPNTAPPESPTPSIGSPRSPHQRSRSSFGPSHGAGHPSNRYGAVFTGGDNRDPLQYHYARARSITMNPSVQSSPNLAPSSHRMSAPHVHPSHLERFLTAGPSNIYPSSSRHRHSSYGYGEISSSSSRQRALPHPPQIAEEDECPVCHRELPLRLLPDSEALREAHINKCIRDHSTYGSLRPPEGQESSAPPMLSRRTGMYIYPATEKDCVDDAECTICLEEFTVGIPMARLECLCRFHKSCISAWFVNHPGRCPVHQHDGFGF, encoded by the exons ATGTCGAGTCCTCGAGGCGGGTCCAGCCCCGTCCATAACGACCATCATCCAAGGCGACCAGAATCTACATCTACAACTTCACATGCTAGCGGTGGCCCACGGTACTGTCGTTGGAAAACAGCAGAGTTCCATGATCAAGAATGTTCCCGGTACTTTGACTGCCCTTCTCACGTAGTTGAACGGGAGATCTCCGAGTCAGATCATGTAGAGCAGAGTCAGCGAGCCGATAGTCCAGAAGCAGGACCGAGCGCCGGCATACAGATCAGCGACACTGAAGATGCACCTCGGCGTCCCTCGACCGATGACGAGAGTAACACACGACCCGAGTCCGGCTACTCGCATGTGCAAACGCAGACTGCTTTAGAGTCTGAAGCATCCGCAGCCCACCGCCAGTCTGCCATACAATCTGCCTCACTCAGTACCACCCAGTCCGCCGACGAGCATCAAAACGAGCCCACGGTGGTTCTTCCCATTCGATCGTCTTCTATTCCTattccaccaccatcacaaAGTCGAGAATCTGCTGTCCGCGAGGAAGCAGCAAGAGCACAAATGCACAACATGCCAGACCCAAGGGTTAACTGGGCAGACCTTGAGTCTCGTTATCGAGGCGCATATCTGCAGACGGCTCATGAAGGCGAACACCAGGCCATGGAGACTTTGCCTCGTACAATGATACGCCCACGGGATGTGCACCGCCCTCCTGCTCCGAGCAGGCGGCGCGAATCTGAGGGCAGACGGGCATCTCAGGATCACCGAGTGAACCGACCTAGGGGCGACGGCAGCGTCACACCCGAATTTGTGCTCCCTAGGTGGCAGCCAGACGCAGAAGTTACCTATTGTCCTATTTGTCATACCCAGTTTAGCTTCTTCGTTCGCAAGCACCACTGCAG AAAATGCGGCCGAGTCGTCTGCGCCACATGCTCCCCGCACAGGATTATCATACCGCATCAGTACATTGTGAGGCAGCCGGGATCCGATATCTCGATGCCTCCCAGCTTGCTTGTCGACGCTATGGGGGCTGGCTATCTTGACGTCAATGGGTTATCAGGAGGCGAGCGCGTACGGCTCTGTAATCCATGTGTACCAGACCCCAACACGGCACCACCTGAGAGTCCGACACCATCTATCGGGTCTCCGCGATCACCACATCAAAGATCGCGTAGCAGTTTCGGACCTTCACATGGCGCCGGACATCCATCAAACAGATACGGGGCTGTATTTACTGGAGGAGACAACCGCGACCCTCTGCAGTACCATTATGCCAGGGCCAGGAGCATCACCATG AACCCATCCGTCCAGAGTTCACCTAATCTCGCTCCATCCAGCCATCGTATGAGCGCGCCGCatgtccatccatcccatctAGAGCGCTTTTTAACCGCCGGCCCGTCCAACATATACCCATCCTCCTCACGCCACAGACACAGTTCATACGGCTACGGAGAaatctcatcatcatcatctcgaCAGCGCGCCCTACCGCACCCTCCTCAAATTGCTGAGGAAGACGAATGCCCTGTGTGTCACCGAGAGCTCCCCCTTCGCTTGTTGCCAGACTCTGAAGCCCTTCGAGAAGCACACATCAACAAGTGCATCCGGGACCACAGCACATATGGCAGTCTCCGTCCTCCTGAGGGACAAGaatcgtcggcgccgccaaTGTTATCTCGCAGGACCGGCATGTACATATACCCAGCGACAGAGAAGGACTGCGTCGATGACGCAGAGTGTACGATATGCTTGGAAGAGTTTACGGTGGGGATACCCATGGCTCGATTGGAGTGTCTGTGTCGATTTCATAAATCTTGCATATCTGCCTGGTTTGTTAACCATCCCGGTCGATGTCCGGTTCATCAGCATGATGGATTTGGGTTCTAG
- the cpaT_0 gene encoding MFS transporter cpaT: protein MTEKYEAAASTLDPSACNPAVESRRKRTLGNVRLMHHDTNAMILVPTPSSDPNDPLNWPRWKKNYIAVVLCIAIAMCNFLAAGPTIAIVDTAIDFFPDAMKTNSLTTYAIPKVAYFFTTTALLQGTGNLFWVPMANKWGRRPVYIFSYLIYFGTSVWLIFDKSYGGFLAARILMGFGAGAAETIAPISIADVFFLHQRGRIMSLYTCFLSIGVAGGLVISGLITINHTWRTIYQVGSALVGFVLLLAIFTLPETAYPREKVVDTHSAGPTDENRSRGSSSSEVETGSKTVPKKRTYLQSLKIFCGTLTEENFFQMVIRPFGLILLPPVLWAALVQAATIGFLVAVTSNVDPAFEQTYYFKPYQVGLCFISAIIGSLLGIPAGGHFGDIVADHLTKRNGGIREPEMRLPAVSLSVLTSPLALVLYGVGIEHKLHWICPTIGLGLLNFSITQATNICLVYVIDAYRPVAGEVTLAVMGFKSLFGFLLSFETNPWINASGYQNAYGAMAGISAGVLILWIPLYFWGKKIRHATWKWRVLSFIHWNDDRESQLSIDYHASLRAPGMEQDSRATAKACDACRRRKLRCRRGISESLSDPRCIRCVRTGLQCTYNDERRPRGPKTGSRLRELRASQAIDSGEQTPFLPSSSRPSPPEITGWEEEMSEAGGRRDQSTDPVPYEFSEDYLDKVDLEQAHGADSIPHDFGLDQLLFVTPDTLPFDLEPAAPVSALQESELSVTSAAILHGNSIDISKDAIVAQVSQCFSAVYQRYPLWHLDTLVGKIEREECATDNEFRSTCLSIYLLNESSLFRKNPHHGSTRLLRLTEELETTRAHSNINHFADCPSTASVIVSLVLFIAHSVTDRHNLAFYYLNEAAGLLGLVDIDALDSLERALYRRLEAILFVTESASMPVYGKLRKNRMVPCPENLGALESSMRWYTEQHRPTCTLPAALSDIHLGSLDNKAVNLLHALVCLYNATTADEISKVSVPSPAVSEIIEQGVLGSTSLQAADVDITRQWQLCLRWRDVLSTRKSKSCSRSTPGAAYTLQIMGLTVLQYSRALRPGECRLVGHGKLASLATAIHDISSNLGILASCSSVIGDLIRTVCETDYEGFFAPQLSLVQLCIETVPRQLTFGEQDALVIDERQ, encoded by the exons ATGACGGAGAAGTACGAGGCGGCCGCCTCGACATTGGACCCCAGTGCGTGTAACCCGGCTGTGGAGAGCCGAAGGAAGCGAACACTGGGCAATGTTCGGTTGATGCATCACGATACAAACGCCATGATTCTGGTaccaacgccgtcatcagATCCCAATGACCCATTGAATTG gccaaggtggAAAAAGAATTACATTGCGGTAGTTCTctgcatcgccatcgccatgtGTAACTTTCTTGCGGCTGGCCCAACTATTGCCATTGTCGATACCGCTATTGACTTCTTCCCCGATGCTATGAAGACCAATTCCCTAACGACTTACGCCATTCCCAAGGTGGCGTACTTCTTCACTACCACTGCCCTGCTTCAGGGAACCGGAAATCTCTTCTGGGTACCAATGGCCAACAAATGGGGGCGTCGACCGGTGTACATCTTCAGCTACCTCATCTACTTTGGAACTTCAGTCTGGCTCATCTTCGACAAATCGTACGGCGGCTTCCTCGCGGCAAGAATTTTGATGGGGTTTGGTGCAGGCGCGGCAGAAACGATTGCGCCAATTTCCATTGCTgacgtcttcttcctccatcaGAGAGGACGCATCATGTCGTTGTATACTTGCTTCCTGTCTATTGGCGTTGCCGGTGGGTTGGTAATCTCCGGCCTGATCACTATTAACCACACTTGGCGGACAATTTACCAAGTCGGCTCTGCTCTCGTTGGATTTGTTCTCCTGCTGGCCATTTTCACGCTTCCCGAGACCGCCTATCCTCGAGAAAAGGTCGTTGATACACACTCCGCGGGTCCGACTGACGAGAATCGATCTCGTGGCTCCTCATCATCTGAAGTGGAAACAGGTTCCAAGACTGTCCCCAAGAAGCGCACATACCTCCAGTCACTCAAGATCTTCTGTGGAACTCTGACCGAGGAGAATTTCTTTCAAATGGTGATTCGTCCTTTCGGACTCAttctgctgccgcctgtTCTTTGGGCTGCTCTTGTTCAAGCAGCTACAATTGGATTCCTGGTCGCCGTGACATCCAACGTTGACCCAGCCTTTGAGCAGACGTATTATTTCAAGCCGTATCAAGTAGGATTGTGCTTCATATCTGCCATTATTGGGTCGTTGCTCGGCATCCCGGCCGGGGGGCATTTTGGCGATATTGTGGCGGACCATCTTACCAAACGAAACGGTGGAATCCGCGAGCCCGAGATGCGACTCCCAGCTGTTTCGTTGTCTGTCTTAACATCCCCGCTGGCGCTCGTCCTGTACGGAGTCGGTATTGAACACAAGCTGCATTGGATATGTCCGACAATAGGGCTAGGTCTTT TGAACTTTTCCATCACCCAAGCCACAAATATTTGCTTGGTGTACGTCATCGACGCATATCGACCAGTTGCAGGCGAAGTCACCCTGGCTGTAATGGGGTTCAAAT CTCTCTTTGGTTTCTTGTTGTCATTTGAGACAAATCCTTGGATCAACGCGAGCGGCTACCAAAACGCATATGGGGCCATGGCTGGTATTTCCGCAGGCGTTCTCATCTTGTGGATTCCTTTATACTTCTGGGGCAAGAAGATCAGACATGCGACTTGGAAGTGGAGGGTGTTGTCGTTTATACATTGGAATGACGATCGTGAG TCTCAACTCTCGATAGACTATCACGCATCTCTGAGAGCTCCCGGCATGGAGCAAGATAGTAGAGCCACTGCCAAGGCGTGCGATGCCTGCCGACGGCGTAAGCTGCGG TGTCGACGGGGTATTTCAGAGTCCTTGTCGGATCCTAGGTGCATTAGATGTGTGCGTACAGGGCTGCAGTGTACATATAACGATGAGCGACGACCAAGAGGACCAAAAACGGGAAG TCGACTGAGAGAGCTCCGGGCCTCCCAAGCGATTGACTCTGGAGAACAAACGCCCTTTCTGCCTAGTTCATCACGCCCCAGCCCTCCGGAGATCACGGGTTGGGAAGAAGAGATGTCTGAGGCCGGTGGACGTCGAGACCAGTCCACTGACCCTGTGCCGTATGAGTTCTCGGAAGATTATCTCGATAAGGTTGACCTCGAGCAAGCACACGGCGCTGATTCTATACCGCATGATTTTGGTCTGGACCAACTGCTGTTTGTCACACCGGATACTCTCCCATTTGATCTCGAGCCGGCCGCCCCCGTCTCCGCACTCCAAGAGTCCGAACTTAGTGTCACCTCTGCTGCAATCCTACATGGAAATAGTATCGACATTTCAAAAGACGCTATTGTTGCTCAGGTATCACAATGTTTTTCTGCAGTATACCAGCGCTATCCGCTATGGCACCTGGACACGCTCGTTGGCAAGATTGAGCGCGAGGAATGTGCTACCGATAACGAGTTCCGTTCTACCTGCCTCTCGATATATCTCCTCAACGAGTCATCCCTATTCCGCAAAAATCCACATCACGGCTCAACTCGCCTTTTACGACTAACAGAAGAGCTTGAAACGACGCGCGCTCACTCCAACATCAACCACTTTGCCGATTGCCCATCCACGGCGTCTGTCATTGTATCATTGGTATTGTTTATTGCGCACAGTGTGACTGATAGACATAACCTCGCATTCTACTATCTGAATGAAGCGGCGGGGCTGCTTGGCCTGGTCGACATCGACGCCCTTGACTCTCTCGAAAGAGCATTGTACAGACGCCTAGAAGCCATCCTGTTCGTCACAGAGTCCGCATCAATGCCGGTCTACGGAAAGCTACGAAAGAACCGAATGGTTCCCTGTCCCGAGAACTTGGGCGCCCTCGAATCCTCAATGCGGTGGTACACGGAGCAACACCGGCCAACTTGCACACTGCCGGCAGCCCTCTCCGATATCCACCTCGGCTCTCTGGACAACAAAGCCGTCAACTTGCTACACGCCCTCGTATGCCTGTACAACGCCACGACAGCCGATGAAATCTCCAAAGTATCCGTCCCCAGTCCCGCCGTGTCCGAAATCATCGAGCAAGGTGTCCTCGGGAGCACATCTCTCCAAGCAGCCGACGTGGATATAACACGCCAGTGGCAGCTCTGCCTCCGCTGGCGAGACGTCTTGTCGACTCGCAAGTCCAAGTCGTGCTCTCGGTCTACTCCTGGGGCGGCATATACGCTCCAGATAATGGGACTCACGGTGCTTCAGTACAGTAGGGCACTACGACCGGGCGAGTGTAGACTCGTGGGGCACGGGAAGTTGGCGAGTCTTGCGACCGCGATTCACGATATATCCTCGAATTTAGGCATTCTCGCGAGTTGTTCAAGTGTTATTGGGGACTTGATCCGGACAGTGTGTGAGACGGATTATGAGGGCTTCTTTGCGCCGCAGCTGAGTTTGGTGCAGCTGTGTATCGAGACGGTCCCTAGGCAGCTTACGTTTGGGGAGCAGGATGCGCTCGTGATTGACGAAAGGCAGTGA